The genomic region GAAAAATTATGTTAGAATACCCTTAGTGTGCAAACCACCAGAACCAGGAAAGGGGGGGTGGTCAGATGAATTGGGATGCCTTTTTTATCCCCTATATCCAGGCCGTGGCCGAGTTAAAAGTTAAACTGCGCTACCTCCGCCTGGCTCCCCAGGGAGCTGGCAGCGGTCCGGTGGAATTTGTGACCGGCCGGGTCAAGTCCCGGGCCTCAATCGAAGAAAAAATTGTCCGGCGCCATCTGAGTGAAGACCGCTTGGCCTTGGACCTCCAAGATATTGCCGGCGTGCGGATTATGACCCGCTATGTTCAAGATATTTACCAAGTGGTAGAAATTTTACGGAAGCGGACCGATTTTCAAATCCTAGAAGAACGGGACTACGTCAT from Leuconostocaceae bacterium ESL0723 harbors:
- a CDS encoding GTP pyrophosphokinase family protein — protein: MNWDAFFIPYIQAVAELKVKLRYLRLAPQGAGSGPVEFVTGRVKSRASIEEKIVRRHLSEDRLALDLQDIAGVRIMTRYVQDIYQVVEILRKRTDFQILEERDYVMNAKPSGYRSYHIVIEYPVETISGERKVLAEIQVRTLAMNFWATIEHDLRYKHGGELSPAVAEQLTQLSDETFSLDQKMSEIKEEL